CGCTTTTGTTAATTTTAAGAAAGCCATGTTTCTCACGTTAAATGTTAATTTCTATAATACTGGAATTTTATTAATAAATTTATTCGTCTTTATACTTTTATTTTACTTTATTACTCATTAAAAATCAATATCAAAATGCCATTTTTTTATGACATTTTTACATAAAAATAAATTTTAATCAAGTTTTTTCAAAACCTGGTCTTTATCTCCAGCCTTTCTTTGACTAATTTTATCGCCTGTTCCCACTTTTCCTTGTCCCCTGATTCAACCAATGGCCTAATTTCCGAATCAAAAGTTATTAAATCCGAAACTCGCTCTGCATATTCTTTTACCCATTCAAACTGGGCATCATGTTCGTGTTCTTTAACGCCCATTATCCTCATTAACTATATTTGAAAATGATTTTTGATTTTAACGTCCAAAGGTGAAAATTCAGCTGATTGTATAGGAGTTGTTTCTAACATAAAACAATAAGTTAATTTATTTTAGTAAAAGACAATTGTTAAATTCCTTGCTCGGCCTCCTTTTCCATTTTGTCTAAGCGGGTGTAATAATCCGGAAATTCGTTAAGATGGGCCAGGGCGATCTTGCCAGTGGTTAAGGGGTCGTCATTGCTGACATTGGTTGCCGGATCCACTGTGCCGTGCTCAAGTTCCACATCCATACCCATCAGGAATTGCTCAACATCAAACTTGGTCCAGTCAAGACCTAATTTTTCGCCAATTTCTTTGGCTTGTTCGCTGGTAAAGTGTTGTTGGGTGCTCATAAAATTATTCCTAAATAAATTAAAACTAAGCTGTCTTTATTGTACACGAAATTTGAAAAATAAAAAAGAGCCCAACTTAAGACTCATGAATTTGAGAAGAGGAGGGGCGGTAGGGTAAGGGGGAAAATTGAGAAAAAAGAAAGTTGAACAGCTGCCCCCTTAAACCCTACCGCCTTGAAATGAGATGCTCGAGAGACAATGCGCAAAAGCACATGTCCCTCGAGCCCCTGGCTGCTCTTTTTGGCAGCCAATGCTAGTCTCGGATGCCCGAGACTAGCATTGGCTCCCAATCTAATCCAAAACTTTTGAAAGGATTTTTTGGCTTTGCTCTAAACTATATCCCTCCCCAATTCGTTTGTATTCCGCAACATCAACTTGATATCCTGCTTCGCGCATTTTTCCCCGAATGATTGCCAATTTTAAGGTAGTGATTGTAGCGTCAGCAAAATGTTCAGCCACTATTTGAGCGTGCTCTCGGCACAATCGAGCGCCATAAGGCCTATCTTCACGAATAAAAGCTTGATGGGCATTCCCAACCTTGCGTCCGCAAATTACGCAACGATATCGATCTAATTGTCTATTTTGATTCTGCATAGGAGTTAAAAGCAAAAAACAGCCTTTGTAAAACCTCTCCTCGCGTAAAAAGGCTAATATTAGCACTTTTACGTCAAGAGAGATTGGGCTGTTCAACTTCTATTGTTATGTTAGCATGGGTAGTTTTTTTTGTCAAGGACTATAACTCTCCAACCTCTCTTTAACCAATTCTATCGCCTCTTCCCACTTCTCTTCCTCACCAGATTCAACTCAGGTCCTAATCTCTGGATCCTTCTCAATCAATTCGTAAGCTTTCTTTGCATATTCTGTTACCCAATCATTCTGGACCCTCTTGTCGCCATGTTTAATTTTCATTGCTTCCATCAATGCTATCTGAAATTTCATTTTGATTTTCATATCTATAGGTGAGAATTCAGTTTGTTGTTCAGGTAAAACTTCTGACATAGATAGAATAGTAAATAATAAGTCACTTAAGCCACTTCTGCTTATTCCTCACATGCTCATCATGATCTTTGCCAAACACGGTCTCGCCGTTAGGCTTGGACAGATAAAACCAGTACTCATTTGGGGTTGGATAAATTGCGGCTTCAATGGCGCTAACTCCAGGATTACCAATGGGACCGGGGGGTAAATCTGGATACAAATAAGTATTATATAAAGAATCAACTTTTAAATCTTCCAGCGAAGGTGTGGGATCGCCCTTGCCGGTAATGTAATTAATCGTGGCATCAGATTGCAAAGCCACGCCATTATCCACCCGCTTCCAAAAGATATCCGCAATCATTTTGCGATCGCCGTCAGTCGGCACTTCCAACTCTATGATGGATGCCATGGTGATAATTTCAAAAATCGTTCTCCCTTGCTCTTTTATATCCTCGCGCATCTCGGGTGTCAACTTACTATCAAAATTATCAAGCATTTTAGTGATAATATCATCAAGGCTGGCATCTTTATAAATTCTATAAGTATCAGGGAATAAATAACCTTCCAGCGAAGCTTTCTTGGGCTTATCTTCCAAAAAATCATACTTACCCCGCCAAATTCTGTCATCATAAATCGCTTCCAAAAAATCATCAGCTGTTACTACTCCTTGGTTTTCTAAAGACTCGGCGATTTCTCTATCGTTCCAACCTTCAATAATTTTAATTTCTTGCTCTTTGCTTAAAGCCCGGCCCGAGGTTAAAAGCTCAACTAATTTTTTGATGCTCCAACCATGAGTTAATTCATACTCGCCGGCCTGAAATTTATGCCCAATTTTTTTTAAATAAATATAAACTTCAAAAACTAACTTATTGCCAATCAAACCATCATCTTTTAGGTTTTGGCTGATTTGTCTAACCCCCTCACCCTTAGTAATCACAAAAATAACCGATTCCCTGGTCGGGTTGGAATTATAAATTTCCCGCAAAGCGTAAATGCCGGTGAAAATTACTGCTGCGAGAATGATGACAATTAAACCAAAAAATGCTTTTTTGGACATAAGTCTCTGCATGTCATTGCGAGTCTCGGCGAACGAAGCGAGCTGAGGCGTGGCAATCCCGTTGATATCCTGTGGACGTTGTTACTCTCCCTGTCTACAGGGTTTACCCTGAACCGATTCTGGTACAGGGTTTACAACGGGATTGCCACGCTCTTTTCTGGACTTACTGCCTACCTATATTTGATTATCGCCATGGTCAGTCTTGCTTGGCAAGTCCTACAGTCGCTCGCAATGACACCGATTACATCACAATGATGCTTAATAAATTATAAAAATTTCTCCCCTCCTCCTTTCTCCAGCTTCTTCACGACCTTCTTCACCTCCTGCGCTCTTCCGGCTGGACAAACCAAAATCGCATCTTCAGTCTCCACCACCACCATATCCTCCAGACCAACAGTGGCTAACAACTTGGTACCATAACCATACAACAAACAATTTTTTGAATCAATGGTTAAAACATTGCCTCGGGTTAAATTCTGATTCTTATTTTTTAGAAGCAGTTCTTTAATTGCCTGCCAGTCACCAATATCACTCCACTGGAAATTAGCCTGAATAAGCAAAATATCTTTGGTCTTTTCTAATACGCCATAATCAATAGAAATCGGCTCAATCTTTCCAAACTCCCTTTTTAAAACTTTTAACTCGCCCTTTTTGCCAATTGACTTCTCAATCGCCATCAAAATTTTATGCATCTTGGGCAGGTGGCGCTTATACAAACCTAACAAATAATCAACTTGCCAAGCAAACATCCCCAAGTTCCAGAAGTAACCGCCGTCTTGGACATACTTTTTAGCGGTTGCTAGATTTGGTTTTTCAACAAATCTTTGAACTTTGTAAACATTTTTGCTAAAAATCTTACCTCTTTGAATATAACCATAGCCAGTTGCCGGGCTTTTAGGTTTTAAGCCCACCGTGATTGTTTGGTTGGGATTAGCAGACAATACCTGCTCAACCATATCCAGGGTCTGAATATACTTGGCTTCTTCACCAACGTAATGATCAGCATAGATAATGACTATCTTTTCTTCTGGGTTTTTATGATGCAGGTGAGTCGCTACCAAACCAATGGCCGCAGCCGTGTCTTTTTTAGCCGGCTCTAAAATGTACTGGGTCTTGGGTACTTTAGGAATTTGCTTGCGAATCAAATTATAATGACGTTCACCGCAGGAAATAATAATATCAGCAACTTTGAATTTTTTGCAAATTCGTTTGAAAGTTTTTTGTAACAAAGTGTCCTCGTCAATAAGAGGGCGGGCTTGTTTAGGTGAATTTTTTCTCGACGCCGGCCAAAGGCGGGTCCCGCCTCCACCAGCTAAGATTATGGCTTTCATGGGCTTAGTCACTTGTCACTGGCAACTAGTCACTGGGGTTTATGTTTCCCCCGACTGATGCTATGAGACCATTAATTAATTTTAATACTGTTACACTTTTGTTAAATAAATCAATATAAGTGTCTTTGGAAATATATTGTAATTCATAAGATAGGATTAATAATGATTGAACTTCTTGGATTGAACCCCTGGCTTGATAATAAAATCTTTTTTTGTCTTTATAAAAGAATCTGCCAAAACCTTCAGCAATGTTTGAACAAACAGAAACAATTGCTCTTCTCATTTGACTAGTTATACCATAAAATTCTTCCTTGGGAAAATTCTTTGTTACCCTGTATATATCTTTGGACAATTCCTTAGCTTTTTGCCAAGCATCCAATTGATAGAAATTTTTTATACCCACAGAACTTAATCTTAAATATAACTTAATTAAACTCGTCCCTAGTGACTAGTGACTGACAACTAATGACGCTCTTAAGATATCACTAGCCGCCAGAATAATCTAGTTGAAAATTCCAGCGACTAGTGACCTATGTCTCATCCCTCAATCAATGGCACGAAACCAAAACCAGGATACCATTTTTCCTTATACTTATACTTGCCAGCCCTTTCGACCATTGCAATACCTGAAGGCGTTCGATCAAGGGGAATTACTAATCGACCGCCAACCTTGAGTTGCTTGAGTAGTGCTTTGGGAATACGGACCGCGGCAGCTGATACTAATATTCTATCAAACGGCGCTTTTTCTTTCAAGCCCTTAGAGCCATCCGTACAAAAAAATTGTACAACCCCCATCTTGACAAAATTATACTTGCCTACATTGCGTTCACCAAAATCTTTTAACTTCGGGATCCGTTCAATGGCAAAAACTTTTCCTTTGATTTCGCCTGGTTGCTGT
This region of Patescibacteria group bacterium genomic DNA includes:
- a CDS encoding four helix bundle protein, encoding MKNFYQLDAWQKAKELSKDIYRVTKNFPKEEFYGITSQMRRAIVSVCSNIAEGFGRFFYKDKKRFYYQARGSIQEVQSLLILSYELQYISKDTYIDLFNKSVTVLKLINGLIASVGGNINPSD
- a CDS encoding mannose-1-phosphate guanylyltransferase; this translates as MKAIILAGGGGTRLWPASRKNSPKQARPLIDEDTLLQKTFKRICKKFKVADIIISCGERHYNLIRKQIPKVPKTQYILEPAKKDTAAAIGLVATHLHHKNPEEKIVIIYADHYVGEEAKYIQTLDMVEQVLSANPNQTITVGLKPKSPATGYGYIQRGKIFSKNVYKVQRFVEKPNLATAKKYVQDGGYFWNLGMFAWQVDYLLGLYKRHLPKMHKILMAIEKSIGKKGELKVLKREFGKIEPISIDYGVLEKTKDILLIQANFQWSDIGDWQAIKELLLKNKNQNLTRGNVLTIDSKNCLLYGYGTKLLATVGLEDMVVVETEDAILVCPAGRAQEVKKVVKKLEKGGGEKFL
- the mltG gene encoding endolytic transglycosylase MltG, giving the protein MSKKAFFGLIVIILAAVIFTGIYALREIYNSNPTRESVIFVITKGEGVRQISQNLKDDGLIGNKLVFEVYIYLKKIGHKFQAGEYELTHGWSIKKLVELLTSGRALSKEQEIKIIEGWNDREIAESLENQGVVTADDFLEAIYDDRIWRGKYDFLEDKPKKASLEGYLFPDTYRIYKDASLDDIITKMLDNFDSKLTPEMREDIKEQGRTIFEIITMASIIELEVPTDGDRKMIADIFWKRVDNGVALQSDATINYITGKGDPTPSLEDLKVDSLYNTYLYPDLPPGPIGNPGVSAIEAAIYPTPNEYWFYLSKPNGETVFGKDHDEHVRNKQKWLK
- the pcm gene encoding protein-L-isoaspartate O-methyltransferase, yielding MSKLINWHIQEGTLKTPRIIKAFQEIKRVDFMAPGSESFAEGDHPYPIGFSQTISQPYTVAFMMELLQPKQGDKVLDIGSGSGWTTALLAHIVLGSQQQPGEIKGKVFAIERIPKLKDFGERNVGKYNFVKMGVVQFFCTDGSKGLKEKAPFDRILVSAAAVRIPKALLKQLKVGGRLVIPLDRTPSGIAMVERAGKYKYKEKWYPGFGFVPLIEG